The window ATCTTCGGGGTGCCGATGAAGCCTTCTGTGCCGGGGCGGACTTCTCGGTGGTCGCCGACGTGGCCAACGCTGCCGACGCCGACGAGGACGCCGTCGAACCGTTCGTCCGGCGAGGCCAGCGCGTCGCCGACGCCATCGAAACCTCGTCGTCGGTCGTCGTCGCGGGAATCGACGGGCCGGCCCGCGGCGGCGGCGTCGAACTCGCCGCGGCCTGCGATATGCGCATCGCAACGCCCGACGCGACCTTTGGCGAGCCGGGGGTCACCTTCGGCCTCTTTGGGGCGTGGGGCGGGACCGTCCGTCTGCCCGAGATCCTCGGTCTCGGGGACGCGCTGGACTTCTCGCTGTCCGGGCGAGTCATCGACGCCGCGGAGGCGCTCCGCATCGGCCTCGTGTCGCGGGTGGTCGACGACCCTGAATCAGTCGCCGCGTCGCTGACCGAAAACGACCAGCAGGCGCTCGAACTAATCAAGGCGCGCGTGCGGGACCGGGCGCCCAAAGCCGAACAGGAGGACGCAGAGGTGGCCGCCTTCGAGGAACTCGTTGCGGCCCACGCCGACGAACTCCGAGAGTTGAGCGACTGACGGCCCGCTGTGGCACCGTAAAGGTTGAAGCCTTCGGCCGGATAGGGTGGGTACGAATGCCAGAGTGTGAGTATTGTGGGGCCTCCCACGACAGCGAGGAGGCGCATCTGAAGCACCTCAAGGCCGAACACGCGGACGAACTCGGCCCGATAGACAAGCGTCGAATCGGTGATGCCGGCGAGGACGACGGCGGCCTGCCGACCGGCCCCATCGCCCTCGGTGTCGTCATGCTGCTTTCTATCGGTATCGTCGGCTACGTCGTCTTCATCGCCGGCGGCAGCAGCGGTGGCATCGGACAGGCGGGCAGCGCCCACTACCACGGGACGATGGAGATGACCGTCCTCGGCGAGGACGTCGATTTCTCCCAGCAGCAATATCAACTCGAGGACCAGCGGTTCCACTTCGAAGGCGGTGAGGGTACCCGGTGGCACGCCCACGCGACCGGCGTCACCTTCCAGTACGGGATGGAGGCGCTCGGCTTCGAGGTCAACCGCTCGCCGAACACGCTCGTCTACGAGGGCGAAACCTACGTGGACGGCGAGGGCTACGAGGTAATATTCGAAATCAACGGAGAACCGGTCTCCGACCTCGAATACGTGCTTCAGGAGGGTGATTCCATCCGCGTCGTCGTCCGCGAGGCCTGACCGACGGCTGTTTTTAAAGGGGGTCCGGCGCGGGCGGCATTGACCGCTTGTGCTCGCTTTGCTCGTAGAGTTCGACCACGCGCTCGATGGCCTTCTCGGGCAGTCCGAGCGTTCGGACGGTCGCAGTCTTCGAGAAGGGGCCGTCGACGTGGAGCGCGAGAATCGCATCGAGTTCGTCGTAACCCAGTCCCATCTCCTCCTCGTCGGTCTGTCCCTCCCACATCGCTGCCGTCGGCGTCCGGGTCACGAGGTCCTCGGGCACGTTCAAATCACGCGCTAACTGCCGGACTTGACACTTGTAGAGGTTGCCGATGGGGTTGCAGTCGACGGCCTGGTCGCCGTACTTCGTGAAATACCCCGTCGCGGCCTCCGAGCGGTTGCCCGTCCCGAGCACGAGGCGGCTTTCGGCGTTGGCGACGAAATACAGCAGTACCGCGCGCGTCCGCACGCGGACGTTCCCGAGCGCCATTCGGTCCTCGGCGGCACCCTCGGGTGCGGCTTCGACGAACGTATCGACGATGGGGTCGATTTCGACGATTTCGTAGTCGATGCCGAGGTCCTTGGCGACCCGCTCGGCGTCCGTCTCGTCGGCCTCGGGGTTGACGGAACTCGGCAGGAGAATCCCCTTGACGTTCTCCGCGCCCAACGCCTCGACGGCGAGGTAGGCGACCGTCGTCGAGTCGATGCCTCCGGAAAGGCCGATGACCGCCCCGTCGGCGCCCGCCCCGTCGACCGTCTCGGCGATGAAGTCGATGATGTGGTCGCGGCGTTCGGCGAGTTCCGACTCGGAGAACTGCAGGTCGATATTCGTCCCCTCCACCAGTGGGTCGTGTTCCGTCATCACCGAGCGGTTCGGCCGGTCACGACTAATAAGCACCCGTCGGGGCGGGATTTCTGGACGCTCGTGGAGTCGGGACCAAGCGCTACGTTCAAGTGCGGGCGTCGGGTACGTTGGTTTAGCGCCGTTGGTGAGCGACTACGTCGCGAGCCTCGGGGCGTGAGGAGAGAAACGACGAACGCGCCGTTGGTCCAGTGGTAGGACATAGCCTTCCCAAGGCTAGAGCCCGGGTTCAATTCCCGGACGGCGCATTGCGAGGCGCGACTGGAAGGAGCGCCTCGATATTGTGAACGGGGCGCGAAGCGGCCCGTGAACGCATTTCTGTAAGGAAGTAACGTAAAAAGCGGGAGCTCTGTTTTTACTGCTCCGCCGAAACCCGCTCAGTCTCCCGGCCGCTCGCGTCGACGACGTACTCCGTCAGCACCTCGGTCACCGGCTCCCAGCAGCGGTAGAGCCGTCGGGCGAACGCGGCGAGGACGACGAGGCCGACGAGTAGGAAGCCGAGGTGGTACAGGCCGGCGATGTCGAAGGCCCGGAACGTCGGCGTCACGGCGGGGGCGAAGCCGCGATAGGCGACGGTGACGGCGACGAAGCCGACGAGGAGTTTCGCGGCCGCAGCGGCGTTCTCGACGGCGGCGTCGTGGCCGTCGAGCGCCTCCAAGACGGCGCGTTCGACTTCGGGGGCGACCCACAGCAGGGCGCCGACGACCAGCAGGGTCACGACGGCGAGGCCGAGCGCCCACGGCGAGACAGTCAGGCCCGCGAGCAGGCGGTCGATACCCGGCGTGACGGCCAGGAGGCCGACCACGACGAGGAGGCCGACGAGGGCCAGTCCGGCTCGAACGAGCGTCCGAACGGTGGACTCCTCGGGCGCCGAAACGATTTGCAGGCCGCTGTTGTCATCGGTCATATGCACCACGTCGGTAACGGATGGGTTGGTAAATCCTTGCTGGCCACCTGTCGGTCGGCCGAAACGCGGCTTCCTATTTAAATGCCCGCTCGTAGTCGCCGGAATCCCGAATCGCAAGCAGTTCCTCGGTCGCCTCGCGGTCGAACTTCATCGGGCGGCGCCACCACGGCCCCTTCCCGGAGTCGCTGGAGAGGTCCGTCACCAGTCGATTTGCGTCGACGCCCGCCTCGCGACTCGATAGGGGAATCGCTTGGTCGTAGAGTTCCGACCCGGCGCCGTCCCCGTATAAAAGTACCTCCGCGTCGAAGGGGTCGCGCTTGACGTGGGCGTTGTTACTGAAAAGGGCGCGTTCGGCGTCGCTGGCTTCGTGGTAGTCGTCGGCGCTGAGGGGGTCCCGTTCCAGTCGGAAGTGGCCGATGAGGTAGGTGCCCCAATCGGGGGCTATCCAGTCGGCGCGCTGGTCGTCGGCCGTCGAGAGCGTGGCGTAAAAGAAGACGTAGTCGCCGGCATCCAGATCCAGGAGGGGTCGGGCCTTCACGCCGTGGGGGTCGCCGTAGGTGTAGCGCTCGCAGTCGTGGATTCCGGCGAAGGTTGGGTCGAGATGGACCGGCGTGTCGGCGACGTCGCTGACGTCAACCGAAAGGTCGAGGTCGGCGTAGGTCGGCACCGCCGCCTCCTCGCGAATAGAGGCCGATTCGGGGATGGGGACGTACTCGAACCGGCCGTCACCGAAGATGGGGCCGCGAAAGCCGGGTTGGTTCGTGTTGGCACCGACGTTGATGGCGACGCTCCGCATGGGCGGTAGTTCGCGTCCAGCGGGAAAAGCGGCGCGTTCGAACCGGCAAGGCTTTTGGGTTCCGTCGGGTGGGTGAGGTATGCGACGTCGGCGCGTACTCGTCTTCGGCGGTATCATTCTACTTTGTCTCGGCGTGTTGGGCGTGCTGGCTGTCACTGCCGACGACACCGTACAGACCGATGAGGGCGAGCCGTATCCGGGCGAGACGCTCGTCACCGTACAGGCCTACGGCTGGTTCGGCAACCACAACGGCGACGTGTTCATCGTCGACGAGAACGGCGACCGGACCTGGGAATACCAGCCGCCGAACGCTGCCGTCTTCGACGGGGAGTATCTGGACAACGGCAACGTGATGGTCTCCTACGGCCAGCGTGTGCCGAATTCGGAGTGTCCCGAGGAGTACCAGAACACGTCGAACCACGGCGACCACTGTGTCAAGAACGTCGTCGAGGAAATCGACCCCGAAACCAACGAACGGGTGTGGGCCTACACGTGGTACGACGTCTTCATCCATTGGCACGAGGTTCACGACGCCGACCGCCTTGACAACGGCGAGACGGTCATCATCGACATGGGCCGGGACCGCACCTTTACAGTGAATCAGGAAGGCAACGTGACCTGGGAGTGGTCGGCCGTCGAGCACCTCGACGAGGGTAGCGAGTTCTGGAACGAGCACGTCAACGGCACCTCCCGGGAGAGCCACGACTACACCGGCCCGAGTCAGGACTGGTCGCACATGAACGACGTCGACCGACTGGAGAACGGCAACTACCTCATGTCCATCCGGAACTTCGACGTCCTCGTGGAGGTCGACCCTCAGACCAACGACGTCGTCGACGTCATCGGCGACCCCGGCAACCACAGCATCATGTACGAACAGCACGACCCGAACTATCTGGAGGCCCACGACCACGTCATCGTCGCCGACAGCGAGAACAACCGGGTCGTCGAGTACGACGCCGAGACGATGGAGGAGGTCTGGCGCTACGAGGGGCCGTCGACGAGCGACCGACTCCAGTGGCCCCGTGACGCCGACCGCCTGCCGAACGGCGACACGCTCATCGTCGACTCGCGGAACTTCCGGGCCATCGAAGTCGACGAGAACGGCGACGTGGTCTGGGCGCACGACCTCTCGGAGCGCCGGGGCATCATCTACGACGCCGACCGTATCGGCCCGAATCGGAACCTCGACGAAGAACCGGAGGACGTCCCGGCGGGCGATAACCTCGAAAGCCGGGGCCACAGCGGGGTGGTCAGCAACACGGTCGCGTTCGTCGAATCGTGGCTCGGCTTCGTCTTCCCGCCGTGGTTCGGCCTGCCGGGACTGCTCGCGGTCCTCGGCATCCTACTCGGGGGCCTCGGCTTCGCGTGGGAAGGCTATCGCGACTACCGGGACGGAGCGTAGAATTAGCAGTCAGCGGTCGCCGGGCGGCCGGCGGTCCCGCTGGAACTCGTCGAAGCGGTCGAGGTCCTCGGGCAGTTCGTAGGGAATCTTCCGCTCATCGCGCTCGCTGGGATGGTCACCATCGACGGGTTCGGCGACGTCCTCCCAGCCGGGTTTGATGCGGACGCTTTTGGCGGGTGTGCCGACGACGACGTGGTGGGCGGGGACGTCCGACTGGACGACTGCCCGGGAGCCGACGATGGCGTTTTCGCCGACCTTGACGCCGGCCCGGACCATCGCATCGTAGGTCACGCGCGCGTCGTCCTCGATGATGGTATGGAAGTTCTCGACGTCGGTCTGGTCGACGATATCGTGGTCGTGGCTGTAGACGTGGACACCGTCGGAGATGGAGACGCGGTCGCCGATGGTGAGTTGCCCGCGGTCGTCGAGGTGGACGTCGTCGTGGACGACGACGTTGTCGCCGACGGAGATGTTGTGGCCGTAGGTAAAGGAGATGCCCTTGAAAAAGCGGCAGTTGTCACCGCACTCGTCGAAGAGGTGTTTGGCGAGCATCCGCCGAAAACGGAGCGCGAACTCGACGTTGTCGGCCATCGGCGTGGCGTCGAACTGCCGCCAGAGCCACTGGAGGTGCTTCGACTCCTGGAACCGTTCTTCGTCCTTCTCGGCGTAGTATTCGCTTTCCAGCGTCGCGTTGCAGGGGTCGTAGCCCTGCAGGCGGACGCGTTCGGCCGGCGAGACGTCCTCGCCGGCCTGCCAGCGCTCGTAGGCCTCCCGGTCGCCGTGCAGGTCGACGAGGACGTCCTCGACTACCTGACAGGTGTCCTCGTCGCTGGATAACCGACGGTCTACCTCGTCGAGAAACTGTTGGAGGCCCTCTTCGGCCTCCGCCGGCAGAGAGACGTGACGCTTCGTCATTATCGTGGAGAGGGGACGGGGAGGTGTTAGGAATTGTTATTGAGGCAGGCGCATACGGCGGCGCCTTGTCGACTGGTACGGAAACTCGCGTGCGGATAATTCGGCGCTTTAGGCTCTTATACAGTTATTAGAAACTCGGTCTTCAGAGCTGTCATTGTGGTATTAATCCTCTATAATGGAATTCTAACTAAGTCTGTGAGCCACCTCATATAGGTTGGTACCCAGGGTGTCCGGAGGTACAAAATGGAGCGCACACGACTCGGTAAGGCTATGATAGGGATTGTAGAGGATTACGAGCAATGGAGAGCGCCTTTTAAAGAGCATGGGGGAATCACTATGCCTATAACACAGGAGATGGAGACGGATCGGAATAAATCACTCTTCCTAACACTTACGACGGCTCTTAACCGGCAAAGGGATGCGGAAATGCTATATTCGAAGTTCGAACGGTTGTGGTACGATGAACATCGGATTTTTGAACCTGATTTCTTGGTTGGTGAGGATCGATATGACGAACTGGAGCGTCTATTCGTGAAGGAGGGTGTACGTTTCGGGAAAAAGGATGCACAGGCTTGGTATGAGGTTGCTCGAACATTGTTTAGAGACCACGAATCGAACCCGATGTATCTATTTCGGTCGTTCGAATTCGACAGAGAACGGATCGCCCAGCATGTGATAAACGCATCAGGTGATACACGGTTTTATAGTTACAGTTACCCGGTGTTACGAGGAGACAAGGTGCGGCCGATGTGGCTGCGTCTGATAAACAATCAGGTTCATCCGCTCGGTAAGATGGGCGGGGCAGATATTTCGGTCGATTCACACATTATCAGTTTTACCAATAGATTGCTCAAAACGGAGTATACCAGAGCAGGCGAGGATAAAGAGGAGATTCGTCGATTTTGGCGTGACGTCTGTGAGGGGCATCCAATCACGCCTGTCGACATAGACGGTCCGATCTGGTACATCGACCGAGGATGGGAGGATTGGGGAAAGCGGTATTTCGAACGCAAAATACAGGAAAAATCGGCCGCCTAAAATATCCTCCCCCGTATCCCGCCAGGCGAGACGAACCACGAGCGATAAGTGGGCCAACGCCTAACGAAGGGGTATGAACTATCGGACGCTGGGCGACTCCGACGTGGAGGTTTCGGAAATCGGCTTCGGTGCCTGGACGGTCGGCACCGACTGGTGGGGCGACCGCACCGACCAGCAGGCCATCGACATGTTGCAGTACGCCGTCGACCAGGGCATCACCTACTTCGATACGGGCGACGTCTACGGGCACGGCAACTCCGAAGAACTGGTCGGGGAGGCGCTCGCGCCGGTTCGCGACGAGGTCAGCGTCGCGACCAAAATCGGCTACGACTTCTACAACAACCCGCAGGCGGGCCACGGCGAACTGCCCAAGGAGATGAACCGCGAGTACCTCGAAGAGGCCTTCGAGAAATCCCTCGACCGTCTCGACATGGAGAAAGTCGAGATGCTCCAGTTACACAACGCCAACGTCGACGAAATCGACGCCGACGTACTGGAGTTCCTCGACGAGG of the Natronomonas halophila genome contains:
- a CDS encoding enoyl-CoA hydratase/isomerase family protein — protein: MIHTEDADGYRIVTLDRPEQRNALTPAGLDALEDAVTDCPEPVVYLRGADEAFCAGADFSVVADVANAADADEDAVEPFVRRGQRVADAIETSSSVVVAGIDGPARGGGVELAAACDMRIATPDATFGEPGVTFGLFGAWGGTVRLPEILGLGDALDFSLSGRVIDAAEALRIGLVSRVVDDPESVAASLTENDQQALELIKARVRDRAPKAEQEDAEVAAFEELVAAHADELRELSD
- a CDS encoding NAD+ synthase; amino-acid sequence: MTEHDPLVEGTNIDLQFSESELAERRDHIIDFIAETVDGAGADGAVIGLSGGIDSTTVAYLAVEALGAENVKGILLPSSVNPEADETDAERVAKDLGIDYEIVEIDPIVDTFVEAAPEGAAEDRMALGNVRVRTRAVLLYFVANAESRLVLGTGNRSEAATGYFTKYGDQAVDCNPIGNLYKCQVRQLARDLNVPEDLVTRTPTAAMWEGQTDEEEMGLGYDELDAILALHVDGPFSKTATVRTLGLPEKAIERVVELYEQSEHKRSMPPAPDPL
- a CDS encoding arylsulfotransferase family protein — protein: MRRRRVLVFGGIILLCLGVLGVLAVTADDTVQTDEGEPYPGETLVTVQAYGWFGNHNGDVFIVDENGDRTWEYQPPNAAVFDGEYLDNGNVMVSYGQRVPNSECPEEYQNTSNHGDHCVKNVVEEIDPETNERVWAYTWYDVFIHWHEVHDADRLDNGETVIIDMGRDRTFTVNQEGNVTWEWSAVEHLDEGSEFWNEHVNGTSRESHDYTGPSQDWSHMNDVDRLENGNYLMSIRNFDVLVEVDPQTNDVVDVIGDPGNHSIMYEQHDPNYLEAHDHVIVADSENNRVVEYDAETMEEVWRYEGPSTSDRLQWPRDADRLPNGDTLIVDSRNFRAIEVDENGDVVWAHDLSERRGIIYDADRIGPNRNLDEEPEDVPAGDNLESRGHSGVVSNTVAFVESWLGFVFPPWFGLPGLLAVLGILLGGLGFAWEGYRDYRDGA
- a CDS encoding acyltransferase is translated as MTKRHVSLPAEAEEGLQQFLDEVDRRLSSDEDTCQVVEDVLVDLHGDREAYERWQAGEDVSPAERVRLQGYDPCNATLESEYYAEKDEERFQESKHLQWLWRQFDATPMADNVEFALRFRRMLAKHLFDECGDNCRFFKGISFTYGHNISVGDNVVVHDDVHLDDRGQLTIGDRVSISDGVHVYSHDHDIVDQTDVENFHTIIEDDARVTYDAMVRAGVKVGENAIVGSRAVVQSDVPAHHVVVGTPAKSVRIKPGWEDVAEPVDGDHPSERDERKIPYELPEDLDRFDEFQRDRRPPGDR